In Zalophus californianus isolate mZalCal1 chromosome 4, mZalCal1.pri.v2, whole genome shotgun sequence, the following proteins share a genomic window:
- the SPOCD1 gene encoding SPOC domain-containing protein 1 isoform X1, which translates to MMEVSLASPVQRPRRKERPRAQGPTGCQEGAPLREACAECPGCGPGEAEEEEAGAQDGGEDSAQLQPHQEKLSLDIGVRGTVVHAMQEVLWSRLQELPNLVLSEEAVEGIAAGIEIALFDLTQATSCRYKTKYRSLLFNLRDPRNPDLFLKVVRGDVTPHDLVRMSSTQLAPQELARWRDQEEKRGLEIIEQQQKEPCSLPAFKLTHKGEVEILRDVDQTLTLEDLVGPMVSIDCSPLALPATLKATPEQNETTTDWKPSGELPGSFKATGRIGDSVFQRTPRPTLASSPEVPQTREKCPTQLQDRLQMHAGPTKALPSQPPWEGALDMFSIKRFRAKAQLVSGNSCRLLMTLPEVIRSAGCIPSNTVWELLASICPAEAKDICVARLCPHGPRDTQNCRLLYSYLNNKQRHGLAAVEHVGVVLLPLPAFQPLPPRLRPLGGPGLEAAHSSLVLAVLLPKAGLPDTAESGPLWGKVRKMVSFNRKVERRCYQPEDRSPSVAPKGSPPPRGTLQPSQGDSSLAPRGICAWQRPPRGRGRLWGEPETWQSPGRGQRPPKPRQCQSWQPYSAASSGPGQHLHRASCPHQALLQHLESLVSMSHQLQASLRSPGQGLFPPTPAPPPAAPGILGLLCQPPIAPEPPGQASDSLGPTGGAGSECTFPGET; encoded by the exons ATGATGGAGGTCAGCTTAGCATCGCCTGTCCAGAggcccagaaggaaggaaaggcccagggcccagggccccacCGGGTGCCAG GAGGGGGCTCCTCTTCGTGAGGCCTGTGCTGAGTGTCCCGGG TGCGGCCCAGGGGAGGCTGAAGAGGAGGAGGCTGGTGCACAAGACGGGGGAGAAGACTCAG CTCAGCTTCAGCCCCACCAGGAAAAGCTATCCCTGGATATTGGGGTACGGGGTACGGTGGTCCATGCCATGCAGGAGGTGCTGTGGAGTCG CCTCCAGGAGCTCCCAAATCTGGTGCTGAGTGAGGAGGCGGTGGAGGGCATTGCTGCTGGTATTGAGATAGCCCTCTTCGACCTGACACAAGCCACCAGCTGTCGCTACAAGACCAAGTACCGCAGCCTGCTGTTCAACCTGCGCGACCCCCGGAATCCG GACCTGTTTCTCAAAGTGGTTCGGGGAGATGTCACCCCCCACGACCTGGTGCGGATGAGCTCCACCCAGCTGGCCCCCCAAGAGCTGGCCCGCTGGCGGGACCAGGAGGAAAAAAGG GGCCTGGAGATCATTGAGCAGCAACAGAAGGAGCCGTGCAGCCTCCCAGCCTTCAAACTGACCCACAAGGGTGAGGTCGAGATCCTGCGGGACGTGGACCAGACGCTGACCTTGGAGGATCTGGTG GGACCCATGGTGTCCATAGACTGCAGCCCACTGGCCCTGCCTGCCACACTGAAGGCCACCCCGGAGCAGAACGAGACCACCACGG ATTGGAAGCCCTCGGGTGAGCTGCCAGGCTCCTTCAAAGCTACTGGGAGGATAGGGGACAGTGTCTTTCAGAGAACCCCAAGGCCAACCCTCGCGTCCTCTCCAGAGGTGCCCCAAACTAGGGAGAAGTGTCCCACACAGCTCCAGGACag GCTCCAGATGCATGCTGGGCCCACAAAGGCCCTGCCCAGCCAGCCACCCTGGGAGGGAGCTCTGGACATGTTCTCCATCAAGCGGTTCAGGGCCAAGGCCCAGCTGGTGTCTGGAAACAGTTGTCGGCTCCTCATG ACCCTGCCTGAGGTGATCCGTTCAGCAGGCTGCATCCCCTCCAATACTGTCTGGGAACTTTTGGCCAGCATCTGCCCGGCCGAGGCCAAG GACATCTGCGTGGCCAGACTGTGCCCACACGGGCCTCGGGACACCCAGAACTGCCGGCTGCTCTACTCCTATCTCAACAACAAGCAGCGCCATGGCCTGGCAGCCGTGGAGCACGTGGGCGTGGTCCTGCTGCCCCTGCCGGccttccagcccctgccccccagacTGCGCCCTCTGGGAGGCCCTG GCCTGGAAGCCGCCCACTCAAGCCTGGTCCTAGCCGTGCTGCTCCCCAAGGCAGGGCTTCCAGACACAGCGGAGTCCGGCCCTTTGTGGGGGAAGGTTCGAAAGATGGTCTCCTTCAacagaaaagtagagagaagaTGCTATCAGCCAGAGGACAGGAGTCCCAGCGTGGCCCCAaagggctcccctcccccaaggggCACTCTGCAGCCGAGCCAGGGCGATAGCAGCTTGGCTCCAAGGGGAATCTGTGCTTGGCAGAGGCCccccagaggcagggggagactGTGGGGAGAGCCAGAGACCTGGCAGAGTCCTGGGCGAGGGCAGCGGCCCCCCAAACCACGCCAATGCCAGTCCTGGCAACCCTATTCAGCAGCATCATCTGGCCCCGGCCAGCACCTCCACAGGGCCTCCTGTCCCCACCAGGCCCTGCTCCAGCATCTGGAATCTCTGGTGTCCATGAGCCACCAGCTCCAAGCCTCACTGAGATCCCCAGGCCAGGGgctcttccccccaacccctgccccaccccctgcggCCCCTGGAATTCTTGGCCTACTTTGCCAGCCCCCTATAGCTCCAGAGCCCCCTGGCCAGGCTTCTGACTCTTTGGGTCCTACAGGTGGAGCTGGCTCTGAGTGTACCTTCCCTGGAGAGACCTGA
- the SPOCD1 gene encoding SPOC domain-containing protein 1 isoform X2 encodes MVKGRKVAPKSPEVRGKKQTDMSQEGATEGSSTEDPALSPCGGVGLFQEDVEEASSVSGLTPHVPGVSPGARVRAGSRKRVLREETHQGTCSQAGGVPGVRLEAEAHSMALELQAVGQSQDLVPGPQLHFQQPMVPAQGKARTFKRLQVSLHDIFAESWSGNPCSVPLGLPERALVGGERLAGVGTTSCPGPGEARGGRSDEGGPPLSKEEPPKRSLPSSPGPAPVVARKNNRKYAACSKGEEGAGGFLWPGQSPGEDNPPCEGGRPPRADLESLGDLGGPLSPKEGEESGSGDPSGTCVGCVSGTEKFEYLPAAGNGAQPGSPCDPVGVPLPDGGESLRPAAWDPPQSSALCLGAASTEWQEAEPQVGAGCDDGPAVSHSQAELEVKAQPESRGRLGQRPPAPTDGPSSSLEPATSKPRSGPSMGQRRSKYAKRSRRGPVPRAQHQGADRSADDSSQDQPEESRPGSFPKLEEVEMPHGVKHVCYLGSGAVLHLLGAIRHGQAGELQPPKLEVLEDMMEVSLASPVQRPRRKERPRAQGPTGCQEGAPLREACAECPGCGPGEAEEEEAGAQDGGEDSAQLQPHQEKLSLDIGVRGTVVHAMQEVLWSRLQELPNLVLSEEAVEGIAAGIEIALFDLTQATSCRYKTKYRSLLFNLRDPRNPDLFLKVVRGDVTPHDLVRMSSTQLAPQELARWRDQEEKRGLEIIEQQQKEPCSLPAFKLTHKGEVEILRDVDQTLTLEDLVGPMVSIDCSPLALPATLKATPEQNETTTDWKPSGELPGSFKATGRIGDSVFQRTPRPTLASSPEVPQTREKCPTQLQDRLQMHAGPTKALPSQPPWEGALDMFSIKRFRAKAQLVSGNSCRLLMTLPEVIRSAGCIPSNTVWELLASICPAEAKDICVARLCPHGPRDTQNCRLLYSYLNNKQRHGLAAVEHVGVVLLPLPAFQPLPPRLRPLGGPGLEAAHSSLVLAVLLPKAGLPDTAESGPLWGKVRKMVSFNRKVERRCYQPEDRSPSVAPKGSPPPRGTLQPSQGDSSLAPRGICAWQRPPRGRGRLWGEPETWQSPGRGQRPPKPRQCQSWQPYSAASSGPGQHLHRASCPHQALLQHLESLVSMSHQLQASLRSPGQGLFPPTPAPPPAAPGILGLLCQPPIAPEPPGQASDSLGPTGGAGSECTFPGET; translated from the exons ATGGTGAAAGGAAGAAAGGTTGCTCCCAAGAGTCCGGAAGTGAGAGGTAAAAA GCAGACAGACATGTCTCAGGAGGGGGCCACAGAGGGCTCCAGCACAGAGGACCCTGCCCTCAGTCCCTGCGGCGGCGTTGGGCTTTTCCAGGAGGATGTGGAAGAAGCCAGCTCTGTGTCAGGCCTGACACCACACGTGCCGGGGGTGAGCCCTGGGGCCCGAGTTCGGGCTGGCAGCAGGAAGAGGGTCCTGAGGGAAGAGACCCATCAAGGTACCTGCTCCCAGGCTGGGGGTGTGCCTGGGGTCCGCCTGGAGGCTGAGGCCCACTCTATGGCCCTGGAGCTGCAAGCCGTGGGACAAAGCCAGGATTTGGTGCCTGGCCCCCAGCTCCACTTCCAGCAGCCCATGGTGCCTGCTCAGGGGAAGGCTCGGACCTTCAAGAGGCTCCAGGTTTCTCTGCACGACATCTTCGCTGAAAGTTGGTCCGGGAACCCGTGTAGCGTTCCTCTGGGTCTCCCGGAGAGAGCTTTGGTTGGCGGGGAGAGGTTGGCCGGGGTGGGGACGACAAGCTGCCCCGGGCCAGGAGAGGCCAGAGGAGGTAGGAGTGATGAAGGAGGCCCCCCCCTCAGCAAAGAGGAGCCCCCCAAAAGGAGCCTTCCATCCTCACCAGGCCCAGCCCCTGTGGTGGCAAGAAAGAACAACAGGAAGTATGCAGCCTGCTCAAagggtgaggagggggcaggtggctTCTTGTGGCCTGGTCAGAGCCCTGGTGAGGACAACCCTCCGTGTGAGGGAGGCCGCCCACCACGTGCTGACCTGGAGTCCTTGGGAGACCTTGGCGGTCCTCTCTCTCCCAAGGAGGGAGAGGAGTCTGGGTCAGGAGATCCAAGTGGAACCTGTGTGGGATGTGTCTCAGGGACTGAAAAGTTCGAATATTTGCCTGCTGCGGGGAATGGggcccagccaggcagcccctgTGACCCTGTTGGGGTCCCACTGCCTGATGGAGGAGAGTCCCTCAGGCCAGCTGCCTGGGATCCTCCACAGAGCTCTGCACTGTGCCTGGGAGCGGCCTCCACAGAGTGGCAAGAAGCTGAGCCCCAAGTCGGGGCTGGCTGTGATGACGGCCCTGCTGTCTCACACAGTCAGGCGGAGCTGGAGGTCAAGGCTCAGCCAGAGTCCAGGGGGAGGCTGGGACAAAGACCCCCTGCTCCCACTGACGGCCCCTCCAGCTCCCTGGAGCCTGCAACCAGCAAGCCTCGCTCAGGCCCATCCATGGGACAGAGAAGATCCAAGTATGCTAAGAGGTCGAGGAGAGGCCCAGTGCCCCGTGCCCAGCACCAGGGCGCAGACAGGAGTGCAGACGACTCCAGCCAGGACCAGCCAGAGGAATCCCGCCCAGGAAGCTTCCCCAAACTG GAGGAAGTGGAAATGCCCCATGGGGTGAAGCACGTGTGTTAC CTTGGTTCCGGGGCAGTGCTCCACCTCCTGGGGGCCATCCGCCATGGCCAGGCAGGGGAGCTGCAGCCTCCAAAGCTAGAGGTTCTGGAGGACATGATGGAGGTCAGCTTAGCATCGCCTGTCCAGAggcccagaaggaaggaaaggcccagggcccagggccccacCGGGTGCCAG GAGGGGGCTCCTCTTCGTGAGGCCTGTGCTGAGTGTCCCGGG TGCGGCCCAGGGGAGGCTGAAGAGGAGGAGGCTGGTGCACAAGACGGGGGAGAAGACTCAG CTCAGCTTCAGCCCCACCAGGAAAAGCTATCCCTGGATATTGGGGTACGGGGTACGGTGGTCCATGCCATGCAGGAGGTGCTGTGGAGTCG CCTCCAGGAGCTCCCAAATCTGGTGCTGAGTGAGGAGGCGGTGGAGGGCATTGCTGCTGGTATTGAGATAGCCCTCTTCGACCTGACACAAGCCACCAGCTGTCGCTACAAGACCAAGTACCGCAGCCTGCTGTTCAACCTGCGCGACCCCCGGAATCCG GACCTGTTTCTCAAAGTGGTTCGGGGAGATGTCACCCCCCACGACCTGGTGCGGATGAGCTCCACCCAGCTGGCCCCCCAAGAGCTGGCCCGCTGGCGGGACCAGGAGGAAAAAAGG GGCCTGGAGATCATTGAGCAGCAACAGAAGGAGCCGTGCAGCCTCCCAGCCTTCAAACTGACCCACAAGGGTGAGGTCGAGATCCTGCGGGACGTGGACCAGACGCTGACCTTGGAGGATCTGGTG GGACCCATGGTGTCCATAGACTGCAGCCCACTGGCCCTGCCTGCCACACTGAAGGCCACCCCGGAGCAGAACGAGACCACCACGG ATTGGAAGCCCTCGGGTGAGCTGCCAGGCTCCTTCAAAGCTACTGGGAGGATAGGGGACAGTGTCTTTCAGAGAACCCCAAGGCCAACCCTCGCGTCCTCTCCAGAGGTGCCCCAAACTAGGGAGAAGTGTCCCACACAGCTCCAGGACag GCTCCAGATGCATGCTGGGCCCACAAAGGCCCTGCCCAGCCAGCCACCCTGGGAGGGAGCTCTGGACATGTTCTCCATCAAGCGGTTCAGGGCCAAGGCCCAGCTGGTGTCTGGAAACAGTTGTCGGCTCCTCATG ACCCTGCCTGAGGTGATCCGTTCAGCAGGCTGCATCCCCTCCAATACTGTCTGGGAACTTTTGGCCAGCATCTGCCCGGCCGAGGCCAAG GACATCTGCGTGGCCAGACTGTGCCCACACGGGCCTCGGGACACCCAGAACTGCCGGCTGCTCTACTCCTATCTCAACAACAAGCAGCGCCATGGCCTGGCAGCCGTGGAGCACGTGGGCGTGGTCCTGCTGCCCCTGCCGGccttccagcccctgccccccagacTGCGCCCTCTGGGAGGCCCTG GCCTGGAAGCCGCCCACTCAAGCCTGGTCCTAGCCGTGCTGCTCCCCAAGGCAGGGCTTCCAGACACAGCGGAGTCCGGCCCTTTGTGGGGGAAGGTTCGAAAGATGGTCTCCTTCAacagaaaagtagagagaagaTGCTATCAGCCAGAGGACAGGAGTCCCAGCGTGGCCCCAaagggctcccctcccccaaggggCACTCTGCAGCCGAGCCAGGGCGATAGCAGCTTGGCTCCAAGGGGAATCTGTGCTTGGCAGAGGCCccccagaggcagggggagactGTGGGGAGAGCCAGAGACCTGGCAGAGTCCTGGGCGAGGGCAGCGGCCCCCCAAACCACGCCAATGCCAGTCCTGGCAACCCTATTCAGCAGCATCATCTGGCCCCGGCCAGCACCTCCACAGGGCCTCCTGTCCCCACCAGGCCCTGCTCCAGCATCTGGAATCTCTGGTGTCCATGAGCCACCAGCTCCAAGCCTCACTGAGATCCCCAGGCCAGGGgctcttccccccaacccctgccccaccccctgcggCCCCTGGAATTCTTGGCCTACTTTGCCAGCCCCCTATAGCTCCAGAGCCCCCTGGCCAGGCTTCTGACTCTTTGGGTCCTACAGGTGGAGCTGGCTCTGAGTGTACCTTCCCTGGAGAGACCTGA
- the LOC113916428 gene encoding U1 small nuclear ribonucleoprotein C-like, whose amino-acid sequence MPKFYCDYCDTYLTHDSPSVRKTHCSGRKHKENVKDYYQKWMEEQAQSLIDKTTAAFQQGKIPPTPFSAPPPAEAMISPAPSLPGPPRPGMMPAPHMGGPPMMPMMGPPPPGMMPVGPAPGMRPPMGGHMPMMPGPPMLRPPARPMMVPTRPGMTRPDR is encoded by the coding sequence ATGCCTAAGTTTTATTGTGACTACTGTGACACGTACCTCACCCATGACTCTCCATCTGTGAGAAAGACACACTGCAGTGGTaggaaacacaaagagaatgTGAAAGACTACTATCAGAAATGGATGGAAGAGCAGGCTCAGAGCCTGATCGACAAAACAACTGCTGCATTTCAACAAGGAAAGATACCTCCTACTCcattctctgctcctcctcctgcagaGGCAATGATCTCACCTGCCCCCAGTCTCCCGGGTCCTCCTCGCCCTGGTATGATGCCAGCGCCCCATATGGGGGGCCCTCCCATGATGCCAATGAtgggccctcctcctcctgggatgATGCCAGTGGGACCTGCTCCTGGAATGAGGCCACCTATGGGAGGCCACATGCCAATGATGCCTGGGCCCCCAATGTTGAGACCTCCTGCCCGTCCCATGATGGTGCCCACTCGGCCAGGAATGACTCGACCAGACAGATAA